In a single window of the Bacillus clarus genome:
- a CDS encoding nicotinate phosphoribosyltransferase, producing the protein MKEIELKLKGEINRLTNKTFKFDERVGEGWFSAVYFLKTREIIEEFRPKSVVTMQFFQKEHAVLCGTDEVIALLQTFAKNPEELEIHSLKDGDKISPFETVLTIHGPYEYFGFLEGVIDGILARRTSVATNVYNVVQAARSVEKEKPVIFMGDRDDHYTQQAGDGYAAYIGGMSAQATHAMNEWWGKSGMGTMPHALIQMFNGDVVEAAKAYHKKFPEDELVVLIDYNNDVITDALRVAREFGSTLKGVRVDTSRTMIDQYFIRHPEVLGTFDPRGVNPSLVFTLRKALDEEGFQHVNIVVTGGFDEKRIREFEAQKVPVDIYGVGSSLLKMNIGFTGDNVELNGKPEAKAGRKYRPNLRLERVQLEKREEM; encoded by the coding sequence ATGAAAGAAATTGAATTAAAGTTAAAAGGTGAAATAAATCGACTAACAAATAAAACATTTAAATTTGATGAGCGTGTTGGAGAAGGATGGTTCTCTGCCGTTTACTTTTTAAAAACTAGAGAAATTATTGAAGAATTTCGCCCGAAAAGTGTTGTAACAATGCAGTTTTTCCAAAAAGAACATGCTGTACTTTGTGGAACAGATGAGGTAATCGCATTGTTACAAACATTCGCTAAAAATCCTGAGGAGCTTGAAATTCATTCTTTAAAGGATGGCGACAAAATTAGTCCATTTGAAACAGTTTTAACAATTCATGGTCCTTATGAATATTTTGGGTTTTTAGAAGGTGTAATCGATGGGATTTTAGCTCGTCGTACATCAGTTGCGACAAATGTATATAACGTTGTCCAAGCTGCACGCAGCGTTGAGAAGGAAAAACCAGTTATTTTCATGGGAGACCGTGACGATCACTATACACAACAAGCTGGTGACGGATATGCGGCATACATCGGAGGTATGAGCGCACAAGCGACGCATGCAATGAATGAATGGTGGGGCAAGAGTGGTATGGGGACAATGCCTCACGCATTAATTCAAATGTTTAATGGTGATGTTGTTGAAGCTGCAAAAGCATACCATAAAAAATTCCCAGAAGACGAATTGGTCGTATTAATTGATTATAATAATGACGTTATTACAGATGCGCTCCGTGTTGCACGTGAATTTGGATCGACATTAAAAGGTGTACGTGTTGATACATCACGTACAATGATTGACCAATATTTCATTCGTCATCCAGAAGTGCTTGGAACATTTGATCCACGTGGTGTAAATCCATCACTTGTATTTACACTTCGTAAGGCGCTTGATGAGGAAGGGTTCCAACACGTAAATATCGTTGTAACCGGTGGCTTTGATGAAAAGCGTATTCGTGAATTTGAAGCACAAAAAGTTCCTGTAGATATATATGGAGTAGGAAGTAGTTTATTAAAAATGAACATTGGCTTTACTGGTGACAATGTGGAATTAAATGGAAAGCCAGAAGCGAAGGCTGGCCGTAAATATCGTCCAAACCTACGTCTAGAGCGTGTTCAATTAGAAAAAAGAGAAGAGATGTAA
- a CDS encoding DNA translocase FtsK — MLDWMKKLFNKEEEKTAMNKEVQKQDESQPKIPRVNHYTEAREAQMASRNVGAKCRFPLIPDDGFDEEDVEETTRFEEQPIQRIMSMERRRRTYVEKQQEIVPASIEPEFVPDPEPIVKKTSVPVQESNRRPFRPTEMISPIFGYNRPSAKQQVVKKEEQEREDLEISVEGKSVVDAWLEKKGYKLSDFSESVQISSNNEEEEFVHGQKEEKRGEKSVVDQWLEKNGYETERQVPSLEEQEQVQEMREPREVSTDYQLQKPAGQKGQEEGAAKQTIATLQALEPEQDVVVLFKEDNEETLQKESVDSKIENADTILTEEIECKTEIEEQPVETTILEENITEVVAKKQVEDETPEETVVVEAEEETPEEAVTVEAEEETPEEAVTVEAEEATFEEAVTVEAEEETPEETVVVEAEEESPEEAVTVEAEEESPEETVTVEVEEETLEEAVTVEAEEESPEETVTVEAEKETLEEAVTVEAEKETLEEAVTVEAEKETLEEAVTVEAEKETFEEAVTVEAEEETPEETEGTPEESVISQQETIERKEENEVPTSEADEQTKKDVQSFANVLIEEAAEKKNVAEEQLAMQKEEPKREKKRHVPFNVVMLKQDRKKLMERHTARMNVTHSPVGERIEEKTMQQVVVEAQVEEKPMQQVVVEAQVEEKPMQQVVVEAQVEEKPMQQIVVEAQVEEKPMQQVVVEAQVEEKPMQQVVVEAQVEEKPMQQVVVEAQVEEKPMQQVVVEAQVEEKPMQQVVVEAQVEEKPMQQIVVEAQVEEKPMQQIVVEAQVEEKPMQQVQAPISSTEVQEKAYVVNQREHDIRNVLQTPPKYELPSLTLLTIPAQSTLDNTEWLEEQKELLDTTFNNFHVGAHVINVSQGPAVTRFEVQPDPGVKVNKITNLSDDIKLSLAAKDVRIEAPIPGKSAIGIEVPNKESKPVFLREILRSPVFTKSESPLTVALGLDISGDPIVTDIRKMPHGLIAGATGSGKSVCINAILTSILYKAKPHEVKLMLIDPKMVELAPYNSVPHLVAPVITDVKAATAALKWAVDEMEHRYELFAHAGARDLTRYNTIVSEREIPGETLPYIVIVIDELADLMMVAPGDVEEAICRIAQKARACGIHLLVATQRPSVDVITGLIKSNIPTRIAFTVSSQVDSRTIIDIGGAEKLLGRGDMLFLGNGTSKPVRVQGVYVSDDEIEKTVDHVKKQMKPNYLFKQEDLLAKTEQSESEDELFFDACQFVVEQGGASTSSVQRKFRIGYNRAARLIEEMESQGIISEARGTKPRDVLISEDEFAAMQETNV; from the coding sequence ATGTTAGATTGGATGAAAAAGCTGTTTAACAAAGAGGAAGAAAAAACAGCGATGAATAAAGAAGTGCAGAAACAAGATGAAAGTCAGCCGAAAATTCCTCGTGTAAACCACTACACTGAAGCAAGAGAAGCACAAATGGCGAGTAGGAATGTAGGCGCGAAATGCCGTTTTCCATTAATACCAGATGATGGATTCGATGAGGAGGATGTGGAAGAAACAACACGTTTTGAAGAGCAACCTATTCAAAGAATCATGAGTATGGAAAGACGCAGGCGTACATATGTAGAAAAACAACAAGAAATAGTTCCTGCATCTATAGAGCCGGAATTCGTACCTGATCCCGAACCTATCGTCAAAAAAACATCTGTACCGGTGCAAGAAAGTAATCGAAGACCGTTCCGCCCAACAGAAATGATTTCTCCTATCTTTGGATATAATCGTCCTTCAGCAAAACAACAGGTTGTTAAGAAGGAAGAACAGGAAAGAGAAGATCTTGAAATATCCGTCGAAGGAAAATCAGTCGTTGATGCTTGGTTAGAGAAAAAAGGATACAAGCTATCGGATTTCTCAGAATCAGTGCAGATTTCTTCTAATAATGAAGAGGAAGAATTCGTACATGGGCAAAAAGAAGAGAAACGAGGAGAAAAATCAGTCGTTGATCAATGGTTAGAGAAAAACGGTTATGAAACTGAGCGCCAAGTTCCTTCATTAGAAGAACAAGAACAAGTTCAAGAAATGAGAGAACCACGTGAAGTTTCAACAGATTACCAGCTTCAAAAACCGGCTGGGCAAAAAGGACAAGAGGAAGGTGCAGCGAAACAAACAATTGCAACTTTACAAGCTCTTGAGCCAGAACAAGATGTAGTGGTGTTATTTAAAGAGGATAACGAAGAAACTCTACAAAAGGAATCAGTAGATTCCAAAATAGAGAACGCGGATACAATATTAACAGAAGAAATCGAATGTAAGACAGAAATAGAAGAACAACCAGTAGAGACAACTATTTTAGAAGAAAATATAACTGAAGTAGTAGCAAAAAAACAGGTTGAAGATGAAACCCCTGAAGAAACAGTAGTAGTGGAAGCAGAGGAAGAAACTCCTGAAGAAGCAGTGACAGTGGAAGCAGAGGAAGAAACTCCTGAAGAAGCAGTGACAGTGGAAGCAGAGGAAGCAACTTTTGAAGAAGCGGTGACAGTGGAAGCAGAGGAAGAAACTCCTGAAGAAACAGTAGTAGTGGAAGCAGAGGAAGAAAGCCCTGAAGAAGCGGTGACAGTGGAAGCAGAGGAAGAAAGCCCTGAAGAAACAGTGACAGTGGAAGTAGAGGAAGAAACTCTTGAAGAAGCGGTGACAGTGGAAGCAGAGGAAGAAAGCCCTGAAGAAACAGTGACAGTGGAAGCAGAGAAAGAAACTCTTGAAGAAGCGGTGACAGTGGAAGCAGAGAAAGAAACTCTTGAAGAAGCGGTGACAGTGGAAGCAGAGAAAGAAACTCTTGAAGAAGCGGTGACAGTGGAAGCAGAGAAAGAAACTTTTGAAGAAGCGGTGACAGTGGAAGCAGAGGAAGAAACTCCTGAAGAAACAGAGGGTACTCCTGAGGAATCTGTGATTTCTCAGCAAGAAACAATTGAACGTAAAGAAGAAAATGAAGTACCAACTTCAGAAGCAGATGAGCAAACGAAGAAAGATGTTCAAAGCTTTGCGAATGTTTTAATTGAAGAAGCAGCCGAAAAGAAAAATGTTGCTGAAGAACAACTTGCTATGCAAAAAGAAGAACCGAAGCGTGAGAAAAAGCGTCATGTACCATTTAATGTTGTTATGTTAAAACAAGATCGAAAGAAACTAATGGAAAGACATACAGCAAGAATGAATGTAACACACTCTCCTGTGGGTGAACGAATTGAAGAAAAAACGATGCAGCAAGTAGTGGTAGAAGCACAAGTGGAAGAGAAGCCGATGCAGCAAGTAGTGGTGGAAGCACAAGTGGAAGAGAAGCCGATGCAGCAAGTAGTGGTGGAAGCACAAGTGGAAGAGAAGCCGATGCAGCAAATAGTGGTGGAAGCACAAGTGGAAGAGAAGCCGATGCAGCAAGTAGTGGTGGAAGCACAAGTGGAAGAGAAGCCGATGCAGCAAGTAGTGGTGGAAGCACAAGTGGAAGAGAAGCCGATGCAGCAAGTAGTGGTAGAAGCACAAGTGGAAGAGAAGCCGATGCAGCAAGTAGTGGTAGAAGCACAAGTGGAAGAGAAGCCGATGCAGCAAGTAGTGGTGGAAGCACAAGTGGAAGAGAAGCCGATGCAGCAAATAGTGGTGGAAGCACAAGTGGAAGAGAAGCCGATGCAGCAAATAGTGGTGGAAGCACAAGTGGAAGAGAAGCCGATGCAACAAGTACAAGCACCAATTTCAAGTACAGAAGTACAAGAGAAAGCATATGTTGTAAATCAACGAGAGCACGATATACGCAATGTGCTACAAACACCGCCAAAATATGAACTTCCTTCGTTAACATTGTTGACGATTCCAGCTCAATCGACACTAGATAACACAGAATGGTTAGAAGAACAGAAAGAATTATTAGATACGACATTTAATAATTTCCATGTTGGAGCTCATGTTATTAATGTTTCACAAGGGCCAGCGGTAACTCGTTTTGAAGTACAGCCAGATCCAGGTGTAAAAGTAAATAAAATTACAAACTTAAGCGACGATATTAAGCTAAGTTTAGCCGCGAAAGATGTTCGAATTGAAGCGCCAATTCCAGGAAAGAGCGCAATTGGAATTGAAGTGCCAAATAAGGAAAGTAAGCCAGTATTCCTTCGTGAAATTTTAAGAAGCCCAGTATTTACAAAGAGTGAATCGCCGCTTACAGTTGCACTTGGACTTGATATTTCTGGGGACCCAATTGTAACGGATATTCGAAAAATGCCACATGGACTTATTGCGGGTGCGACTGGTTCAGGGAAAAGTGTTTGCATTAACGCGATTTTAACGAGTATTTTATATAAAGCGAAACCACATGAAGTGAAATTAATGCTAATCGATCCAAAAATGGTTGAGCTTGCACCGTACAATTCTGTTCCACATCTTGTAGCACCTGTTATTACAGACGTAAAAGCAGCTACAGCCGCATTAAAATGGGCAGTCGATGAGATGGAACATCGTTATGAATTGTTTGCGCACGCTGGAGCTCGCGATTTAACTCGTTATAATACAATCGTAAGCGAGAGAGAAATTCCAGGTGAGACATTACCGTATATCGTTATTGTCATTGACGAGTTAGCTGATTTAATGATGGTTGCTCCTGGTGATGTCGAGGAAGCAATTTGCCGTATCGCACAAAAAGCTCGTGCTTGTGGTATTCATTTATTAGTTGCGACGCAGCGTCCATCTGTAGATGTTATTACAGGTTTAATTAAATCAAATATTCCAACGCGTATCGCGTTTACGGTATCATCTCAAGTTGATTCGCGTACGATTATTGATATTGGGGGCGCGGAGAAATTACTTGGTCGTGGTGATATGCTATTTTTAGGAAATGGTACGTCTAAACCAGTTCGTGTACAAGGCGTATACGTATCCGATGATGAGATAGAAAAAACAGTTGATCATGTGAAAAAGCAAATGAAACCAAATTATTTATTTAAGCAAGAGGATTTATTGGCGAAAACAGAACAGAGTGAATCTGAAGATGAACTATTTTTTGATGCATGTCAATTTGTTGTAGAGCAAGGGGGAGCGTCTACATCTTCTGTACAGAGAAAATTCCGCATTGGTTATAATCGTGCGGCACGTCTAATTGAAGAGATGGAATCGCAAGGGATTATTTCTGAGGCAAGAGGAACAAAACCGAGAGATGTCCTTATTTCTGAGGATGAATTTGCTGCTATGCAGGAAACGAATGTATAG
- a CDS encoding N-acetylmuramoyl-L-alanine amidase: protein MKYIKIMSVIAFIGLYVGACSQEQPKKDTASSLQEKNSEKKKEASVEKWQEEQEKKEEPQVVQTNEQEEPEKKEVTVEEKKEEVTPAKQSEQLAQNNEKKVDSNEKQGDFLVVIDPGHQQKANLNLEPIGPGATIQKYKVTDGTTGVVTKKRESVLVLEMAFLLKEKLEAKGMQVLMTRTSQDVDISNKERATFANDHKANLFLRLHADGSENAGQSGFAVLTPAEGNQYTKEIYAESLQISQTIVNKMKENPNVKVNGIKFRDDLSGFNWSKVPGVLLELGFMSNPEEDKRLSDPQYVNSLLQSVTDSVDEYRKKKA, encoded by the coding sequence ATGAAATATATAAAAATAATGAGCGTAATTGCATTCATTGGATTATATGTGGGAGCTTGTTCACAGGAGCAACCTAAAAAAGACACCGCATCTTCGTTACAAGAAAAAAACAGCGAGAAAAAGAAAGAAGCATCGGTAGAAAAATGGCAGGAAGAGCAAGAAAAGAAAGAAGAACCTCAAGTTGTCCAAACAAATGAACAGGAAGAGCCGGAAAAGAAAGAAGTAACAGTTGAAGAGAAGAAAGAGGAAGTCACACCAGCGAAGCAGTCTGAACAACTAGCACAAAACAATGAGAAAAAAGTGGATAGTAACGAAAAGCAAGGAGATTTCCTCGTTGTTATTGATCCAGGACATCAGCAAAAAGCTAACTTGAATTTGGAGCCAATTGGCCCGGGAGCAACAATACAGAAATATAAAGTAACAGATGGTACGACAGGGGTTGTGACGAAAAAGAGGGAGTCAGTTCTTGTGTTAGAAATGGCTTTTCTATTGAAAGAAAAGCTCGAAGCAAAAGGTATGCAAGTATTGATGACGAGAACATCACAGGATGTTGATATAAGTAATAAGGAAAGAGCGACATTCGCGAATGATCATAAGGCGAATTTATTTTTGCGTCTTCATGCAGATGGATCAGAGAATGCTGGACAGAGTGGATTTGCTGTGTTGACGCCAGCAGAAGGAAATCAATATACGAAAGAAATTTATGCAGAAAGTCTTCAAATATCTCAAACAATTGTAAACAAAATGAAAGAGAATCCTAATGTGAAAGTAAATGGTATTAAATTTCGCGATGATCTTTCTGGATTCAATTGGTCAAAGGTCCCTGGTGTCTTATTGGAACTTGGATTTATGTCGAATCCTGAAGAAGACAAGAGATTATCTGACCCACAGTATGTAAATTCGTTGCTTCAAAGTGTAACAGATAGTGTAGATGAATATCGGAAGAAGAAAGCTTAG
- the ytpR gene encoding YtpR family tRNA-binding protein: MNEVNVFYNLEGIGDTLIVALQDITLENREFDRKGDVARVYDRESNVTGGFNIFNASSYVEVTEKGNVTLTKEFVEKINEILAKNGFEEKVEADLTPKFVVGYVAEKEKHPNADKLNICKVEIGTETLQIVCGAPNVDAGQKVVVAKIGAVMPSGMLIKPAELRGVPSSGMICSARELDLPDAPQEKGILVLEDSFEVGQEFKF, encoded by the coding sequence ATGAACGAAGTGAACGTTTTTTACAACCTTGAAGGAATTGGTGACACATTAATTGTTGCCTTACAAGATATTACTTTAGAAAACCGTGAATTTGACCGCAAAGGAGATGTTGCTCGCGTTTATGATCGTGAAAGCAACGTAACAGGAGGATTCAACATCTTTAATGCGTCTTCTTATGTGGAAGTTACAGAAAAAGGAAACGTTACATTAACGAAAGAGTTTGTTGAAAAAATTAACGAAATTTTAGCGAAGAACGGCTTTGAAGAAAAAGTAGAAGCAGATCTAACACCGAAATTTGTTGTAGGTTATGTAGCAGAAAAAGAAAAGCATCCAAATGCTGATAAATTAAACATTTGTAAAGTAGAAATCGGTACAGAAACATTACAAATCGTATGTGGTGCACCAAACGTTGATGCAGGACAAAAAGTTGTCGTTGCAAAAATCGGTGCTGTAATGCCAAGCGGTATGTTAATTAAACCGGCTGAGCTTCGCGGTGTTCCTTCTTCTGGAATGATTTGCTCTGCACGTGAATTAGATCTTCCAGATGCTCCACAAGAAAAAGGTATTCTTGTATTAGAAGACAGCTTTGAAGTTGGACAAGAATTTAAATTTTAA
- a CDS encoding DUF1444 domain-containing protein: MKMTSKKMKDELMKKLSRPEWDFHYDSEKDILRIEQKDSKKGINVSLPGVVAKWEVNKEKAIEEVAYYVQEALIAMHKEENSAAKILPVIRSTSFPKQAEEGNPFIMTDHTAETRIYYALDSNKTYRLIDERLLQKLELTEQQVREMALFNARSLGYEFKQDIVAGNTFYFLNTNDGYDASRILNESLLQSMREKISGDMVVAVPHQDVLIIADIVNEIGYDIIAQMTMKFFAEGHVPITSLSFVYEDGDFEPIFILAKNRKKTDGKEKG; encoded by the coding sequence ATGAAAATGACGAGTAAAAAGATGAAAGACGAGTTAATGAAGAAATTATCTCGCCCGGAATGGGACTTTCATTATGATAGTGAAAAAGATATTCTTCGTATTGAACAAAAAGATTCGAAAAAAGGCATTAACGTATCGCTTCCAGGAGTTGTGGCAAAATGGGAAGTGAACAAAGAAAAAGCGATTGAAGAGGTCGCTTATTACGTACAAGAAGCGTTAATTGCAATGCACAAAGAAGAAAATAGCGCGGCGAAAATTTTACCTGTTATTCGCTCTACTTCTTTCCCAAAACAAGCAGAAGAAGGAAATCCGTTTATTATGACGGATCATACGGCGGAAACACGTATTTACTATGCACTAGATTCTAATAAAACGTACCGACTAATTGATGAGCGTCTATTACAAAAATTAGAGCTTACAGAGCAACAAGTACGTGAAATGGCATTATTTAATGCCCGCTCATTAGGTTATGAATTTAAACAGGATATAGTAGCTGGTAATACATTTTATTTTTTAAACACAAACGATGGATATGATGCAAGTCGTATTTTAAACGAATCGTTACTACAATCGATGCGTGAAAAGATTTCTGGTGATATGGTTGTTGCTGTTCCTCACCAAGATGTATTAATTATTGCTGATATCGTCAACGAAATCGGTTATGATATTATTGCACAAATGACAATGAAATTTTTTGCCGAAGGGCATGTTCCGATTACATCACTTTCATTCGTATATGAAGATGGAGATTTTGAACCAATCTTTATTTTAGCGAAGAATCGGAAGAAGACAGATGGAAAAGAGAAAGGATGA
- a CDS encoding thioredoxin family protein, with protein MKSLESMEQFQELKNEENVVFMFSAEWCPDCRFVDPFMPEVEEKYSDFSFYYVDRDEFIDLCVKLDVFGIPSFVAYNKGEETGRYVNKDRKTQEQIEEFIEGLK; from the coding sequence ATGAAATCATTAGAAAGCATGGAACAATTCCAAGAATTAAAAAATGAAGAGAACGTAGTCTTTATGTTCTCAGCAGAATGGTGCCCAGATTGCCGTTTCGTTGATCCATTTATGCCAGAAGTAGAAGAGAAGTATAGTGATTTCTCATTTTACTATGTAGATCGTGATGAGTTTATTGATTTATGCGTGAAATTAGACGTATTTGGCATTCCGAGCTTTGTAGCGTACAATAAAGGTGAAGAAACTGGTCGCTATGTAAACAAAGATCGTAAAACACAAGAACAAATCGAAGAGTTTATTGAAGGTTTAAAATAA
- a CDS encoding DUF84 family protein: MKVAVGSKNKTKVGAVQEVWKEVTITSVSVPSGVAAQPFSDEETMQGAINRAEQALQEEKAHIGIGLEGGVMKTAHGLFMCNWGALATSEGKIFVAGGARIKLPDDFLTPLEEGKELSEVMEGFVKRKDIRSHEGAIGIFTDDYVDRTALFVHVVKLLVGQYKYDEKQA; the protein is encoded by the coding sequence ATGAAAGTAGCAGTAGGATCGAAAAATAAAACAAAGGTAGGGGCTGTACAAGAAGTATGGAAAGAAGTAACGATTACATCCGTTTCTGTTCCTTCAGGAGTAGCGGCGCAACCATTTTCTGATGAAGAAACGATGCAAGGGGCAATCAATAGGGCGGAGCAGGCGTTGCAAGAAGAAAAGGCTCACATAGGTATCGGACTAGAAGGCGGTGTGATGAAAACAGCACACGGGTTGTTTATGTGTAACTGGGGTGCTTTAGCGACAAGTGAGGGTAAAATATTTGTTGCAGGCGGTGCACGTATTAAATTGCCAGATGATTTTTTAACGCCTCTTGAAGAAGGAAAAGAGCTAAGTGAAGTAATGGAAGGCTTTGTGAAACGAAAAGATATTCGCAGCCATGAAGGGGCAATCGGCATTTTTACAGATGATTACGTTGATCGTACAGCGTTATTTGTACATGTTGTAAAGTTATTAGTTGGTCAATATAAGTATGATGAAAAGCAAGCATAA
- a CDS encoding M42 family metallopeptidase — protein MNKETLELFRTLTELQGTSGFEHDVRRFMKQELSKYADEIVQDGLGSVFGLKKGDETGPRVLVAGHMDEVGFMVTQITKNGMIRFQTLGGWWSQVLLAQRVQVMTKNGPIVGVVGSIPPHLLSDAQRAKPMDIKNMLIDIGADSYEQALEIGVKPGQQIVPICPFTPMANEKKIMAKAWDNRYGCGLAIELLKELKDETLPNTLYSGATVQEEVGLRGAQTAANMIQPDIFYALDASPANDASGDTTQFGQLGKGALLRIYDRTMVTHRGMREFILDTAETNNIPYQYFISQGGTDAGRVHTSNSGIPSAVIGVCARYIHTHASILHVDDYAAAKELITKLVRATDKTTLETIKNNA, from the coding sequence GTGAATAAAGAGACATTAGAATTATTTCGTACGTTAACAGAATTACAAGGTACATCCGGCTTTGAACATGATGTGCGCCGTTTTATGAAACAAGAGTTAAGCAAGTATGCAGATGAAATTGTTCAAGACGGTCTAGGTAGCGTGTTTGGTCTGAAAAAAGGGGACGAAACTGGCCCTCGCGTACTTGTAGCAGGTCATATGGATGAAGTAGGTTTCATGGTTACGCAAATTACGAAAAACGGGATGATTCGTTTTCAAACGTTAGGCGGCTGGTGGAGCCAAGTACTATTAGCGCAACGTGTACAAGTTATGACGAAGAACGGCCCTATTGTTGGGGTTGTTGGCTCAATTCCTCCTCACTTATTGAGTGATGCGCAACGTGCGAAACCGATGGATATAAAAAATATGTTAATTGATATAGGTGCAGATAGTTATGAACAAGCGCTTGAGATTGGTGTGAAACCTGGACAACAGATCGTTCCGATTTGCCCGTTTACACCGATGGCAAACGAAAAGAAAATTATGGCAAAAGCTTGGGACAACCGTTACGGATGTGGACTTGCTATTGAATTACTAAAAGAATTAAAAGATGAAACATTACCAAACACGTTATACTCTGGTGCAACTGTTCAAGAAGAAGTTGGTCTTCGCGGAGCACAAACAGCAGCAAATATGATTCAACCAGATATCTTCTATGCGCTTGATGCAAGTCCAGCAAATGACGCATCTGGTGATACGACGCAGTTCGGACAGCTAGGAAAAGGAGCTCTTCTTCGTATTTATGACCGTACGATGGTAACACATAGAGGAATGCGTGAATTTATTTTAGATACAGCAGAAACGAATAACATTCCGTACCAATACTTTATTTCACAAGGTGGTACAGATGCAGGACGTGTACATACAAGTAACTCTGGTATCCCATCAGCAGTAATTGGTGTTTGCGCTCGTTACATTCATACACATGCTTCTATTTTACATGTTGATGATTATGCAGCTGCAAAAGAATTAATTACGAAGCTTGTGAGAGCAACAGATAAAACGACATTAGAAACAATCAAAAATAACGCGTAA
- a CDS encoding PepSY domain-containing protein, translating into MSWKGLIAGLGVGFAAGYLVANKVQEQSHISSDKALKMVKQALSHKGEITGSWVHMVPETFEKYDVAYEVYRGGLTTILNDIQERFEFLVDAKTGTVLEVTAA; encoded by the coding sequence ATGAGTTGGAAAGGTTTAATAGCAGGTCTTGGCGTTGGTTTTGCAGCTGGTTATCTCGTTGCAAATAAAGTTCAAGAACAATCCCATATTTCTTCAGATAAAGCATTGAAAATGGTCAAACAAGCACTAAGTCATAAAGGCGAAATTACTGGCTCTTGGGTACATATGGTTCCAGAGACGTTTGAAAAATATGATGTCGCGTACGAAGTATACCGCGGCGGTCTTACAACAATTTTAAATGATATACAAGAACGATTTGAATTTTTAGTTGATGCAAAAACAGGTACTGTTTTAGAAGTCACAGCAGCATAA
- a CDS encoding YtnP family quorum-quenching lactonase, which translates to MEQLQIGEIKVTWLRGGNTHLDGGAMFGVVPKVLWSRKYKHNDTNHIYLRTDPLLVQTKEGNMLIDSGIGNGKMNEKMKRNQGVTEESSVHESLGELGLNPEDIHYVLMTHLHFDHASGLTKWERDRLVPVFPNAKIYVSETEWNEMKNPNIRSRNTYWKENWEPIIDQIITFKEEIKITDEIKMVHTGGHSDGHAVIVLESKGEMMLHLADLLPTHAHQNVLWVMAYDDYPMTSIENKKKWMEYGVEKKAWFTFYHDAYYRAVKWDEEGNMIEKVKRTTSIEA; encoded by the coding sequence ATGGAACAGTTACAAATTGGAGAAATAAAAGTGACATGGCTACGAGGTGGAAACACCCATTTAGATGGGGGCGCAATGTTTGGGGTTGTACCGAAAGTTCTTTGGTCACGTAAATATAAACATAATGATACAAATCATATTTATTTACGAACAGATCCGTTGCTTGTGCAAACGAAAGAAGGAAACATGCTCATTGATTCTGGAATTGGGAACGGAAAAATGAATGAAAAAATGAAACGAAATCAAGGTGTAACAGAAGAATCATCTGTTCATGAATCATTAGGGGAACTTGGATTAAACCCTGAAGATATTCATTATGTTTTAATGACGCATCTTCATTTTGATCATGCATCTGGCTTAACAAAATGGGAGCGTGATCGTCTTGTTCCAGTATTTCCAAATGCAAAGATCTACGTAAGTGAGACGGAATGGAATGAAATGAAAAATCCTAATATTCGCTCACGTAATACATATTGGAAGGAAAACTGGGAACCAATTATAGACCAAATTATTACCTTTAAAGAAGAAATAAAAATTACAGACGAAATCAAGATGGTACATACAGGTGGGCATAGTGATGGTCATGCGGTTATTGTTCTTGAAAGTAAGGGAGAAATGATGCTCCATTTAGCAGACCTCCTGCCGACGCATGCTCACCAGAATGTATTATGGGTTATGGCATACGATGATTATCCGATGACATCAATTGAAAATAAGAAAAAGTGGATGGAATACGGTGTTGAAAAGAAGGCGTGGTTTACATTTTACCATGATGCATATTACCGCGCAGTGAAGTGGGATGAGGAAGGGAATATGATAGAGAAAGTAAAGAGAACGACAAGTATAGAAGCGTAA